GTAGGGGATCTCGAATTCGGCCTGCGGCGAACCGTAGTTGTTGGAGGAGGCGCCATACCAGTTCGGGTCGGGCGCGGGCCGCCGCTCGGACTGCGGCACCGACGCCGACCCGGGCACCACGGCCAGTGCGGCCTCGCAGATGCCGAGTTCGACGGCCGCCGCGGCCCGCCACACCATGCCGGCCGCGGTGGCCCCACCCAAATCGACCCTTTCACCGAAATCCAGTGCCAGACCCAGGTATTCGCACAGGGTGGCCGGGGCGAACATCACCGATTCGGCGACGCCGTGGGTCAACAGGCCGTTGACGCAACCCGGCTCGATGCCGGCGTCCTCGATCACCAGCTTCGCCAGCAGCGCGTACTGGTCGAGGGTGAACTGCGCCGGCCGGGTGGGACGCCGTTCTGCCGGCAACTCGGCGATGCCGACGATCGCGGCTTCCCCGCGCAGCCCGCTCATGCCTGGTTCTCCCGCCGCGGCAGCGCGACCGTCGCGCTGCCCGGCATCAGCACCGTGTCGCCGCGGCGACCGGCGATGTCGAGATCGACCAGGCCGTATCCCCCAAACCCGTTGTCGCCCGGGCGTTTGCCGGTGACCTCCCCCCCGAAACTCAGCGGCTCACCGGGATAGGCGATCGCCCGGTTTTGTACCGAGAACGTGACGAGGCGGCCCCGCCCGCCGATCCAGTCCCCGAGGGCGCGGGCCAGCAGCGCCGCCTGCAGCGGGCCGTGCACCAGCACGTTGTCGTATCCCTCGGTGTCGCGGGCCCACTCCTTGTCGTAGTGGATGCGGTGGCCGTTGTACGTAGCGGCGGAGAAGAAGAACATCTGGGTTTCGTCGACCGTGATACTCAGCGTGGGGATGTGATCGCCCACGGCGACGTCGTCATAAAAGACCTGCGGGTCGCTCATGGGCGGGCGATCATCGACGTGGACGCCTCGGCCAGCAGGTCGCGGTCCTGGTTGCGGTACACCGTGTGCCAGGTGACGAGGACGAATCTCCCGGAGCGACCCTGCTTTTCGACGATCGACTCGATGGTGCGGACCATTTCGATTTCGTCGCGGTGGTAGGCCGGCAGGTGGAAGGTGAAGCTCTCCCCGCCGGCCATCCGCTTGGGGGCACGGGGAAACGCGAGGCTGCCGGAGACCGCGCCGGACGATCCGTCGGGACGCAGCGACTCGAGCCGCGACACCCCAAGGATCGCGTACTGCAGAAACAGCGGTGGGCAGATGACATCGCGAAAGCCGTTGGCGCGGGCGTAGTCCGGGTCGAAATACAACGGGTTGTTCTCCCCCACCGCCGCCGCCCACCGCTGCCAATCGCGCCGGTTCACCTCACCGGTCGCCGACGCGGCGACGGTGCCCACCCGCGACGCCGACTCCGCGTCGATCAAGCTGTCCTCACTCACCCGCGCTCCCTTCCCTCATGGTCTCCTCGAGCCACGACGCCGCGACGTCGGCACCGCCGCCGAGCGTCGCTCCGAGGCGGGCCCGTTCGCTGAACAGATGCAGGTCCGTCTCGGTGACATAGCCCATCCCGCCGTGCAGTTGGTGGGCGTCCAGCGTGATCAGCCGGGCGGCGGTGGCCGCATGGATGCGGGCGATGGCCGTTTCCCTGCTCGCGGTGCGGCCGCGCCCCAGCCAGAAGACCGCCGCGTGGGAGGCCAATCGCGCGGCCGCCAGGGCGATGTGCATGTCGGCGATCAGATGCTGGGCCGCCTGAAACGAGGCGATGGGCCGGCCGAACTGATGACGCAGCTTGGTGTAGTCGACGGTGCGGTCCAGCACGGCCTGCCCGACCCCGACCAGGTCGAGTGATCCCAGCGCCACCGCGGAGTTGGCCAGCCAACGAAGCCCCGCCGCGGTGACGCCGTCGAGCACGGCATCGTCGGCCACGGGCGTGTCGTCGAAGCGCACCGTGAACGCCCGGTGCCCGCCGACCATGTCGAGCGGTTCGATGCTCACACCTCCGGCGTGCGCGTCGACGACGAAGACCAGCGTGCGTTCGGCAGTGTCCCGCAACGAGGCGGCCGACACCACGATGAGGTCGGCGACGTCGGCGTCGGCGACGTAGTCCGCGGTTCCGTTGAGCCGCCACCGGTTCGGGGTGGCGTCGGCGCGCAGCGTCGGGGCGCCCAGCGCGGCGTCGCGGGCGTTCCACAGCGCGGTGGTGGCGCGGACGCTGCCGGACGCGAGCGGCGGTAGCCAGGCCGCCTTGGCCTCTGGGGAGCCGAGCCGGTCGACGGCGAGGGCGGCGTGCACGCTGCTGTGCACGGTCGTCGGGCACAGCGCGCGGCCGGCTTCGGTATAGAACACGGCCAGGTCGTCGAGGGTGCCGCCGGCGCCACCGTATTCCTCGGCGATGGCGAGGCCGAAGACGCCCGCGTCGGCGAGCGCCTTCCACAGCGCGGGCGTGCGGCGGTCCGCGCCCGGTTCGTCGCGGGTGCGCACCAGGCTGACCGGGTTCTCGGCGGCCAGCAGGGCGCGTAACGCCGCGGCGAACTCGCGCTGTTCGGCGGACAGGATCGTCTTCATCGGTGGTGTGCGAGGCTCCCGTCAGCGTCCATACGAGGGCATCCCGTGGCCACGCTGGGCGATGATGTCGCGCAGCACCTCGTTGGTGCCCCCGCCAAAGCGCATCAGCGGGGCGGCCCGGTAGAGCCGCTCGAATTTGCCGGCCAGCGGCGCCTGTTCGCTGCGGTGCGCCAGCAAGCCGTCCGGGCCGAGGAGATCGAGCGCCAGCGCGGCGATGCGCTGGCGCAGCTCGCTGGTGAACACCTTTTCGACGCTCACCTCGACCGTCGGAATGACGCCGCTGTCGAGGATCGACGCCGCCTCGTAGCCCATCAGGGTGGCCACGGCGACGTCGGCTTCGGCCTGCGCCAGCCGTCGGCGTAACGACGGGTCGTCGGCGGGCACCGTCCCGTCCCGCCGCGGATCGCGCGAAAGCTCGTGCAAGTCCTCGACGGCGCGGCGCAGGTCTCCGGCGTTGGTCAGGGCTCCGCGTTCCAGGTCGAGCGCGCCCGTGATGTAGGTCCAGCCGCGGTTGATCTCGCCGATCAGGTTGGTGACCGGCACCCGCACGTCATGGAAGTAGACCTCGTTGGTGCGATAGCCCGACCACGCGTAGAGGGGGCGGATGTCGATGCCGGCGCTGTCGATGGGCACGATGATGACCGAGATGCCGTGGTGGCGCACACCTTTCGGATCGGTACGGACGCAGAGCCATTCGTGCGTCGCCCGCTGGGCGCCGCTGTTCCAGATCTTGGTCCCGTTGATCACCCAATCCTCGCCGTCACGGGTCGCGGTGGTCCGCAGGCTCGCCAGGTCGGTCCCGGCGTCGGGCTCGGAATAGCCGACCGCGCAGACCATTTCGCCCCGGGCGATCAGGGGCAGCCACTCGCTCTTGTTCCGCTCGGTGCCGTGCCGCATGATCATCGGCGCCACCGACGTCACCGTCAGGTCGGGGCCGGGCACACCCCAGTATTCGAATTCGCTCATCAGCAGATGCAGGTGAACGGCCCCCAGCCCCCGTTCACCGGCGAGACCGCCGTACTCGCGCGGCCAGTTCAGGCCGAACCAGCCCTTGGCGCCGATCTTGCGACGGAACCGCGCCACCTCCCCGTCCGGAAACTCCAAGTCGTGCGCGGCCAGTTCGGCGCGCAGGGCGGGGGTGACGTTCTGGTGCAGAAATTCGCGGACCTCGGCCAGCCAGGCGCGCTGCCCGGCGTCGAGTTCGAAATCCATTCCGGCGCCTATGCCTTTCTCGGAAGTGGCCTTTCTCGGAAGTGGCCTTTCTCGGAAGCCCCGAGGCATTACATCGAGCAGCGCCAGCGTAACTCCGGGGCGAGATCGCGCGTGGCATTCTGCCGCGCACCCGTCGCAAACGGCCGGGGTCGAACTGTAAAACCGCGGTCAAACTCCCGTTAAAACCCGTCGACGCTCTGGCGGATTCGCCGTAGACCTGCGAAGATTCTCGGATCGGTTGGTCGACGCGGACCAGGCCCTCTGCCCCAGCCCGAGGGAGAAATCATGCCCACTGTTGAGATGCGCCTCCGCGAAGATTTGCGCAACTACGCCGTCGAGTTGAGGCAACTGGCGTACACCCTTCCCCTGGGCGTAGGTGAGCACAATCTTCTGCAATTGTCCGATCGCATGCGCGCGGCGGCCGACCAAGTGGTCCGCAAGGGCGCCTGACGCCGCGAGCGATCAGCCGCCCTTGAGGCGGATCTTCCAGCGCACGAAACCCAGATAGATCGCGCTGATGAGCGCCAGCATGCCGACGTCGAACCACCATGCGGCCGGCGTGTGCTGCCAGTGCGAATCCTTCGGGGTCAGCGGGCCGGGTACCAGCTTGGTCAGGTCGGCGGTCGACGCCGACGCCGCGAACCCCCACCGGGCGGGCGTCGCCCACGCCATCTGATCCAGACCCACCCGGCCGGTCACCGGGATCATCCCGCCGGAGAAGACCAACTGCGACATGACGGCCACCACCAGCAGCGGCATGATCTGCTCGTTGGATTTCGCGACGGCCGACAGCGCCAAACCCAGCATGGCCGACGCCACGCATGTCAGCGCGACGTCGGCGAACAACTCCAGGCCGGGCTTGCCGAGCGCCACCGCGCCCTGGGTCGGCGCGCCCTTACCGAGCACCGCGATGATGCTCACGATCGCCGATTGAACGATCGCGAAGACCGTGTAGACACACACCTTCGCCAACAGGTACGCCGTCGTGGACAGGCCAACGGCCTGCTCCCGCAGGAAGATCGCGCGTTCGCCGATGAGGTCGCGGATGGTCAGCGCGGTGCCCATGAACACCGCGCCGACGTTCAGCAGCACCAGGATCTGACCCGGCTCGTTGGGTGCCGCGCCCATCGGATTCGGGATGCCGAAGCCGACATCGCCGGGCACCGACATCGACAGCGAACCCATGATGAACGGGAGCAACGCCAGGAACACGAAATAGCCGCGATCCGAGATGATCAGCCGCAGTTGGCGCCGGGCGATCGTGGAGAACTGGCGGAACAGGCTGGTGTGTGAGGGGTCGCCCAGTTCGGCGGGTTTCTCCGCGGGGGGCGGCGCCGGGGGTGGGCCCGTCCGCGCCAGGTAGCGCGCCCGGGAGCCGTCGGGGTCGCTGGCGACGGTGCTGAAGATGTCGGCCCAGTTGGTGGTGCCCATGGCGGCACCGATCTGGCTGGGCGGCCCGCAGAACGCCGTCTTGCCGCCGGGGGCGAGCAACAGCACCTGATCGCAGACGTCGAGATAGGTCAGCGAGTGGGTGACGACGAGCACCACCCGGCCGGCGTCGGCCAGCTGCCGCAGCATGGTCATCACCTGGCGGTCCAGCGCCGGGTCCAGCCCGGACGTCGGCTCGTCGAGGATCAGCAGCGACGGCCCGGTAAGCAACTCCAGCGCCACCGACGCGCGCTTGCGCTGGCCCCCGGAGAGCTTGTCGACCCGCGTGTGCAGGTGCTGGGTCATCTCCAGTTCCTCGAGCACCCGGGCCACCACCTGGGCACGGTCGTCCTTGGTGGTGTCCGGCGGCAGGCGCAGCTCGGCGGCGTACATCAACGCCTGCTGCACGGTCAGCTGGCCGTGCACCACGTCGTCCTGGGGCACCATCCCGATCCGGCTGCGCAACGAGGCGTACTCGGCGTGGACGTTGTGGCCCTCGAACGACACCGTGCCCGTGCTGGGGTGCGTGTAGCCGGCGACCAGCCGGGCGAACGTCGATTTGCCGGCGCCGGACGGCCCGATGATCGCCGTCAGCGTCCCGGGCAGCGCGGTCAGCGAGATGTTGTCCAGCAGCGTCTTGTTGTTCTCGATCGTCCAGGTCACCCCGCGCACGTCGAGGCCGCCGGTGCGCGTCGCGGTCGCGGTCTGGTCGCGGCGGGCCAGGACGCCGCCGGCGTAGACCAGGTCGATGTTGCCGATCGTGACGACGTCGCCGTCATGCAGCACGGCCGAATCGACGCGGACGCCGTTGACGAAGGTGCCGTTGATGCTGCGGTTGTCATGGATTTCGGTGCCGGTGGGCGCCGGGATCAGGGTGGCGTGGTGGCGTGACGCCAGGACCTCGGGGATGACGATGTCGTTGTCGTTGGCGCGGCCGATCTTGATCGCGCCGGGTGTGGATTCCAGCCCGGCCTTGCCCGGCCGCAGGATCTTCAGCATCGACGTCGCGAGGATCGACGAGTCACCGCCGATGCGGCCCGTCTGGGACGCCGCCGGCTGCGCGGTGGTGGGCGGGGCCGCGTGCACCGCCGACGGCGCCCGGTAGATCTGCGGTGCGGGCTGGGGCGCGCTGGGCGGCGCGGCCATGGGGCCGCTCGCCGGGTAGCGGGGCTGCGGGCCGGACGGCTGGGTCGGGGTCGGGCCGCTGGGCGGCTGGGTCGCGAGGGGTCCGCTCGCTACGGGGCCGGGCTGGGCGGCGGTGGGCGGAGCCGGGTGCCGAAACGAGGCCGACGCCGGCTGCTGGGGCTGGGCGGGACGTTGCGTACCGGTCGGCGGGCCCTGCGGCGCTCCCACCAGTGGCCCGCTGGACGCGCTGACGATCGGTATCGACGTCGTCAGCGGCGGGCGCCCGGCCGTCCCCTGGTGGCGGCCGACCTCGAAGGTCAGCGCGGGGCCGTCGGGGTTGCCGACGTTGACCCGCAGCCCGTCCTGGATGTCGACGACCGGGACGCGGCGGTTGTTCACGTACAGGCCGTTGAGGCTGCCGTTGTCGATGGCGATCCACCGGCCCTGGTCGAACCGCACGATCAAATGTGTGCGGGAGATCAGGGGGTGGGCGACGCGGACGTCCGCGCGAAGGTCACGCCCGATCACTACGTCGTTGCCTGCCGCGAAGGTGCGCTCGGCTCCCTCGTACCGCACGGTCAGCGCAGGCGGGGCTGGTGGGCTCATCAGGACCAACTGTAACGGCAGACCCGCGGGCTGGGCGCGCCGTTCCTGTCCGGCCGGCGCTCCCGCCGGGCGCCGGCAGCGCGCGGTGACCGCAAGCGCCGGAATCGGGGACGGCCGGCGTCCCCCGAGTCACCCTGCGGCGCAATTACTTTCGTCGGCTTCAACCGGCCGCCGCGGCGCGGCGCAGGCGGCGCGCGTTGCGGACCTTACTTCGGACCGCATCCCCGACGGGGGTGACGTCCTTGACGAAGTCCCCGAGGTATTTGATGGCCCGCCTGCCCTCCGGCAGGATGTCGGCGGCCAACGGGAAGTCGTGGATTTGCCCGTCCCACAGGTGCAGATCGCACCGGATCCCGCTGGCTTCCAGGCGCTTCGCCATCAGCTCGGCGTCGGCGAGCAACAATTCGTCCGAGCTCGCGTGAATGGTGACCGGCGGCAACGACGACAGGTCGGCGTCCACGGGCGAGGCCACCGTGGACTCGCCGCGGCCCTCCACCACCTGGGCGTCGCCGAGGTACTGAGCGAACCGCGAGAAGGCACGGCGGGTGAACATCGAGCACTTGCGGGCGTTGCGGTGCTTGAGTTTTCGTTCCGGGTCCGCATCGGTGAACGGCGAGACGGTCGCCACCCCGGCCGGCTCCATGACGTCCTCGCGAATCGCCAACAGCGTGGTCATGAACGCCAGGTATCCCCCGGCCGAATCGCCGGCCACGACGATCCGGTCGCCGTCGTAGCCGCGCTCCTGCAGCCATCGCAGGCCGCTGATCCCGTCGTCGATGGCGTCGGTGATCTGATGCGTCGGCAACTTCCGGTAGGCGACGGTGAGCACGGCGGCGTCGGCCGCCTTGGACAGGCGGGTCACCATCGAGCGGTGCGTGTTGAGGCCGCAGGTGAGGAATGCGCCCCCGTGCAGATACAGGATCGCCCGGTCCCCCGAGACGCCGGGAGCGCGAACCCACTCGGCGGCGCAGTGCTCGAGACGCACCGCTTCGGTGCTGGCCGCCGACCCGACGCGGGGGAACATTCCCGCGAAACTGTCGACGTACTCGAACGGCCAGCGCAGGTTGGGTGTCATGGCCCAGGCGCGGACCGCGTTCTTCACGATCAGGCGGCTGGCGAGCGACACGGCGACCGACTGCGGGCTATGCCGGTGATGCATGCGCCGCGTGGTCGCCACGCTCGGCAAGATATGGACCGGATCGATTGTGCTCACCATGTGTCATCAACTCCTAAGTGGACACCGGGTACCCGGCGTACCCGCTGATCTCGCCCGCAGCAACTGTCGCGTCCGTCACGGTTTGCCCGCGGCAGAGACGGGTACCACTCGGGGGCCGTGATCGCGGCTGTCGCGCGGCCGAAATCAAGCCGGACCGGTTGTGGCCGGGCCCCCCAAATGGCCCAAGATATGAGCGATGACACACGCACAGCATCCGGACCTGTTGCTGGCCGACCGGGTTGCGGTCGTGACGGGTGGTGGGGGCGGCATCGGCGCGGCGACGGCGCGGCTTTTCGCCCGCCACGGTGCGCACGTCGTCGTCGCCGATATCGACGGCGGGCTGGCCGACGAGACCGTCGACGTGATCACGGCGTCCGGTGGGTCCGCGCGGGCGGTCGTCGCCGACGTCCGGGTCCCGGACCAGGTCACCGGCCTGGCCCGAACGGTGCTCGACGGGTACGGCCGGGTCGACGTGCTGGTCAACAACGTGGGCCACTGGCTGCGCCACCCCGGAAACTTCGTCGACACCGACCCGCAACTCTGGGATGAGCTGTACCGGATCAACCTCCACCACGTCTTCCTGGTCACCCGGGCATTCCTGCCCGCCATGGTGGACCGGCACGCCGGCGCGATCGTGAACGTCTCGTCGGTCGAGGGGCTGCGCGGCTACCCGGAGGACCCGGTGTATGCCGCGTTCAAGGCCGGCCTGATCGGATTCACCCGAAGCCTCGCCGTGCAAGTGGGCAACGATGGCGTGCGGGTCAACGCGATCGCCCCCGACGTCACCGAGTCGCTTCAAGTGCCCTACTCGCAATGGCTTTCGCCGCAGGAGCAGACGCAATGGCCGCGATGGGTGCCGGTCGGGCGGATGGGGGTGCCCGACGATCAGGCCCGCGTGATCCTGTTTCTGGCCTCGGATATGTCGTCGTTCGTCACCGGGCACACCATTGCGACCGACGGCGGAACCGGCGCGGCCGGCGGGTGGTTCCGCTCGTCACGTCGGCCGGGCCGCGAGTGGACGAACCGGCCAGTCGACCCCTGAGGGTGTTCGGTGAACCGCGGGCGCCCCTTAAAGCGCTTGTGCGGGACGGAATCTGGCGTGATCGGCGATGATGGTCACCGGGATGCGGGTGCTTGACGGCCGACAAGCGGTGGCCCGGCCACCGCCGTGACCGGGCCACCCTCGATTGTCGCTACTGTTCGGCCTTCTGGCGAGCCTCGTTGATATCGGCGGCCTTTCGGGCGCTTTCGGCCTCGGCCTCCTTCTGCGCGGCCTCGCGCTGCGCGTCGGCCTTGTCCTGTTGGGCCTGGCCCTCGCGCATCAGGTCGTCACGCCCGGCGACCGCGCCGGCGACTTCCTTCACCTTGCCCTTGACGCCCTCGACGACGCCTGCGATGGCTTCCTCGGGACCGCTCTTGTCCGACATACGTACTCCCTCCGTGTCGTGCGTCCTGCTCAGCGTTTATTGCCCAGCGGGCCGGTTCCCAAAACCTCGGGGACGAGTCGCCTTCACCACAGCGCCGCGTGGTCTCACCGCAAGGACCGCAAGCCGCGCCGTTTAATTGCCCTGGGGTTCAGGCTGTTTGGTCATGACCCTGGCCGAATCGGCTACGCTGGTGACCCGATATCGCTGCGCCCGGTCAGCGGCGGGAGGAGCCCTAACAGTGGACATGTGGGAGCTGGTGGCCCGTGAGCAGATCCGCGACACCTTGGCGCGCTACAACTGGTCCGGCGACGCCGGCGCGCTCGACGGCCTCACACAGACGTTCTGCCCGGACGGTGTCCTCGAGATCCGGGGGTTCGACCCGCTGCACGGGCGGTCGGCGATCGCGGAATTCCTGTCCGGTGTCACCGGCAGGGTCGCAACCGACGCCGATGTCACCGCGGGCGTCAAACCGATTGTGCGCCATAACGTCGCCAACGTGTTGTTCACCGAACTGGCGCCCGCCCGGGCGCGCGTCAAGTCGTATTTCACCGTCATCACCCACATCGGGCTGGACCATTGCGGCCGCTACCGCGACATCCTGGTGCCCGAGGACGGCACCTGGCTGCTCAAGCACCGCCAGGTCTCGACCGACTGGGCGGCGCCGGACTCGGCGATGGCCCGCTAGCCCGCCGCAACCCCGTCGTGGTCGCGTCAAACCCCTTGGCCGCGTGTGGTTTTCGCACCGTCTCGGGACACCGGTAGGCGCCGCTGGGAAACCGGGCGGCCGTCGGTGCGGGGCGATTTTCGATCCCGGGCCCACCTGCGATGTTTGCCGGAAGCCCCCGACCGGCTACAGACAAAGTGTCACACCAACGAATTGCGGTCGCCCCGATCGTGCGTTCCCCACGGGGCCTGGGATGACCGATGGTCACGTGACCAGCGGTCAGAGCCGCACACAAGAGACGAGCAGGTATGCAACGACTCAGTGGGCTAGATGCGTTCTTTCTGTACCTCGAATCCCCGACGCAGCCGCTGAACGTTTGCTGCGTCCTGGAGCTCGACCCCGCGACCATTCCCGGCGGCTACAGTTTCGCGCGCTTTCGTGAGGCGCTGGCGGAACGGGTGGACGCCGTGCCGGAATTCCGCCTCAAGCTGGCCGACAACCAGCTGAACTTCGACCACCCGGTCTGGGTGGACGACGACCGGTTCGACCTGGCCCGCCACCTTCACCGCGTCGCCCTGCCCGCGCCCGGCGGACCCGAAGAGTTAGCGGACATCTGCGGCCACGTCGCCGGGCTGGCACTGGATCGCGATCGTCCGCTGTGGGAAATGTGGGTGATCGAAGGCCTGCGCGGCGGCGCCGCGCTGTCCGTCCTCCTCAAGGCCCACCACGCGGTGATCGATGGTGTGGGCGGGGCCAACCTGCTCGCGCAGC
The sequence above is drawn from the Mycobacterium marseillense genome and encodes:
- a CDS encoding MaoC/PaaZ C-terminal domain-containing protein, encoding MSDPQVFYDDVAVGDHIPTLSITVDETQMFFFSAATYNGHRIHYDKEWARDTEGYDNVLVHGPLQAALLARALGDWIGGRGRLVTFSVQNRAIAYPGEPLSFGGEVTGKRPGDNGFGGYGLVDLDIAGRRGDTVLMPGSATVALPRRENQA
- a CDS encoding MaoC family dehydratase, whose amino-acid sequence is MSEDSLIDAESASRVGTVAASATGEVNRRDWQRWAAAVGENNPLYFDPDYARANGFRDVICPPLFLQYAILGVSRLESLRPDGSSGAVSGSLAFPRAPKRMAGGESFTFHLPAYHRDEIEMVRTIESIVEKQGRSGRFVLVTWHTVYRNQDRDLLAEASTSMIARP
- a CDS encoding acyl-CoA dehydrogenase family protein, whose product is MKTILSAEQREFAAALRALLAAENPVSLVRTRDEPGADRRTPALWKALADAGVFGLAIAEEYGGAGGTLDDLAVFYTEAGRALCPTTVHSSVHAALAVDRLGSPEAKAAWLPPLASGSVRATTALWNARDAALGAPTLRADATPNRWRLNGTADYVADADVADLIVVSAASLRDTAERTLVFVVDAHAGGVSIEPLDMVGGHRAFTVRFDDTPVADDAVLDGVTAAGLRWLANSAVALGSLDLVGVGQAVLDRTVDYTKLRHQFGRPIASFQAAQHLIADMHIALAAARLASHAAVFWLGRGRTASRETAIARIHAATAARLITLDAHQLHGGMGYVTETDLHLFSERARLGATLGGGADVAASWLEETMREGSAGE
- a CDS encoding acyl-CoA dehydrogenase family protein encodes the protein MDFELDAGQRAWLAEVREFLHQNVTPALRAELAAHDLEFPDGEVARFRRKIGAKGWFGLNWPREYGGLAGERGLGAVHLHLLMSEFEYWGVPGPDLTVTSVAPMIMRHGTERNKSEWLPLIARGEMVCAVGYSEPDAGTDLASLRTTATRDGEDWVINGTKIWNSGAQRATHEWLCVRTDPKGVRHHGISVIIVPIDSAGIDIRPLYAWSGYRTNEVYFHDVRVPVTNLIGEINRGWTYITGALDLERGALTNAGDLRRAVEDLHELSRDPRRDGTVPADDPSLRRRLAQAEADVAVATLMGYEAASILDSGVIPTVEVSVEKVFTSELRQRIAALALDLLGPDGLLAHRSEQAPLAGKFERLYRAAPLMRFGGGTNEVLRDIIAQRGHGMPSYGR
- a CDS encoding FHA domain-containing protein gives rise to the protein MSPPAPPALTVRYEGAERTFAAGNDVVIGRDLRADVRVAHPLISRTHLIVRFDQGRWIAIDNGSLNGLYVNNRRVPVVDIQDGLRVNVGNPDGPALTFEVGRHQGTAGRPPLTTSIPIVSASSGPLVGAPQGPPTGTQRPAQPQQPASASFRHPAPPTAAQPGPVASGPLATQPPSGPTPTQPSGPQPRYPASGPMAAPPSAPQPAPQIYRAPSAVHAAPPTTAQPAASQTGRIGGDSSILATSMLKILRPGKAGLESTPGAIKIGRANDNDIVIPEVLASRHHATLIPAPTGTEIHDNRSINGTFVNGVRVDSAVLHDGDVVTIGNIDLVYAGGVLARRDQTATATRTGGLDVRGVTWTIENNKTLLDNISLTALPGTLTAIIGPSGAGKSTFARLVAGYTHPSTGTVSFEGHNVHAEYASLRSRIGMVPQDDVVHGQLTVQQALMYAAELRLPPDTTKDDRAQVVARVLEELEMTQHLHTRVDKLSGGQRKRASVALELLTGPSLLILDEPTSGLDPALDRQVMTMLRQLADAGRVVLVVTHSLTYLDVCDQVLLLAPGGKTAFCGPPSQIGAAMGTTNWADIFSTVASDPDGSRARYLARTGPPPAPPPAEKPAELGDPSHTSLFRQFSTIARRQLRLIISDRGYFVFLALLPFIMGSLSMSVPGDVGFGIPNPMGAAPNEPGQILVLLNVGAVFMGTALTIRDLIGERAIFLREQAVGLSTTAYLLAKVCVYTVFAIVQSAIVSIIAVLGKGAPTQGAVALGKPGLELFADVALTCVASAMLGLALSAVAKSNEQIMPLLVVAVMSQLVFSGGMIPVTGRVGLDQMAWATPARWGFAASASTADLTKLVPGPLTPKDSHWQHTPAAWWFDVGMLALISAIYLGFVRWKIRLKGG
- a CDS encoding alpha/beta hydrolase translates to MVSTIDPVHILPSVATTRRMHHRHSPQSVAVSLASRLIVKNAVRAWAMTPNLRWPFEYVDSFAGMFPRVGSAASTEAVRLEHCAAEWVRAPGVSGDRAILYLHGGAFLTCGLNTHRSMVTRLSKAADAAVLTVAYRKLPTHQITDAIDDGISGLRWLQERGYDGDRIVVAGDSAGGYLAFMTTLLAIREDVMEPAGVATVSPFTDADPERKLKHRNARKCSMFTRRAFSRFAQYLGDAQVVEGRGESTVASPVDADLSSLPPVTIHASSDELLLADAELMAKRLEASGIRCDLHLWDGQIHDFPLAADILPEGRRAIKYLGDFVKDVTPVGDAVRSKVRNARRLRRAAAAG
- a CDS encoding SDR family NAD(P)-dependent oxidoreductase; the encoded protein is MTHAQHPDLLLADRVAVVTGGGGGIGAATARLFARHGAHVVVADIDGGLADETVDVITASGGSARAVVADVRVPDQVTGLARTVLDGYGRVDVLVNNVGHWLRHPGNFVDTDPQLWDELYRINLHHVFLVTRAFLPAMVDRHAGAIVNVSSVEGLRGYPEDPVYAAFKAGLIGFTRSLAVQVGNDGVRVNAIAPDVTESLQVPYSQWLSPQEQTQWPRWVPVGRMGVPDDQARVILFLASDMSSFVTGHTIATDGGTGAAGGWFRSSRRPGREWTNRPVDP
- a CDS encoding CsbD family protein; protein product: MSDKSGPEEAIAGVVEGVKGKVKEVAGAVAGRDDLMREGQAQQDKADAQREAAQKEAEAESARKAADINEARQKAEQ
- a CDS encoding nuclear transport factor 2 family protein, which translates into the protein MDMWELVAREQIRDTLARYNWSGDAGALDGLTQTFCPDGVLEIRGFDPLHGRSAIAEFLSGVTGRVATDADVTAGVKPIVRHNVANVLFTELAPARARVKSYFTVITHIGLDHCGRYRDILVPEDGTWLLKHRQVSTDWAAPDSAMAR